DNA from Abditibacteriota bacterium:
ACGGCAGTTATCTGCGTGACTTGTTTACAACCTATGGGAGCCTGAAAGTCCGTATTCCGAGAGACCGTAACGGCCGGTATAAACAAAAGCTCATCCCGCCCTGGTGCAGGCGGACAGACAGGCTCGAGGCGCTTATCCTGAAGATGTATTCTATGGGAATAACCTATAGCGAGATCTCGGAGCTGCTTGGTGAATACTTTGGCAACGGATATTCAAAGAGCGTGATCTCAAATATCACCTGCGCAGTGACCGGGCTGATAGACGAATTTAAAAACAGGCGCCTCGCCAGCCGTTATATAGCCATCTATGCAGACGCGACCTGGCTGAATCTCAGGCGTGACAGAGTAGATAAAGAAGCGCTGCATGCCCTGGTAGGCATAACCGATGAAGGCAGAAAAGAGATACTCTCATACGCTATATATCCCAACGAATCTGCCTTTAATTACGAGCATATGCTTAAAGATATAAAAGACAGAGGCGTAGAGCAGGTGCTGCTTTTTGTGTCTGACGGACTGAAAGGCCTGGGCGATGCTTGCAAGAAGGTTTATCCCGAGGCAAAGTTTCAGCGCTGCTGGGTCCATCTGATGAGAAATGCCGAATACTTGGTAAGGAAATCGGATCGCACGGCTGTTCTCGATATGCTGAAGAGGGTATATCGCCAGACAGATGCCTTGTCTGCGGAGGATGCCCTTAACGCCGTAATAGAGAAGTACGGGAAGTCCTACAGGAAA
Protein-coding regions in this window:
- a CDS encoding IS256 family transposase, whose product is MDNYTTPAENSPAKISGSLEELFLAFIEKSLNKLLEAEFESVMGYSKNNASERESLNTDNYRNGSYLRDLFTTYGSLKVRIPRDRNGRYKQKLIPPWCRRTDRLEALILKMYSMGITYSEISELLGEYFGNGYSKSVISNITCAVTGLIDEFKNRRLASRYIAIYADATWLNLRRDRVDKEALHALVGITDEGRKEILSYAIYPNESAFNYEHMLKDIKDRGVEQVLLFVSDGLKGLGDACKKVYPEAKFQRCWVHLMRNAEYLVRKSDRTAVLDMLKRVYRQTDALSAEDALNAVIEKYGKSYRKLVTLFENRDDLFSLYAFPEPIRRCIYSTNVVENIHRQLKR